The genomic window CGCGGCGCGGCTCAAGGGCGAGAAGCGCTCCGGCATGCGGGTGCACGCGCGCACCGGGCAGCCGTGCCCGGTCTGCGGCGACACCGTTCGCGAGGTCTCCTACGCCGAACGGTCCTTTCAGTACTGTCCGACCTGTCAGGCCGGCGGCAAGGTGCTCGCCGACCGCAGGATGTCGCGGTTGCTGAAGTGAGCCGTCAGGTCAGGGTCGGGACGCGAATGCCCTGCCAGGCCAGGCGTTTGGCGCGCTCTGGGTCGTGTTCGAGCCGGGTGGGGTTGTCGATGATCAGCGTGGTTCTGGTGTCCTCGGTGTAGCAGGGCCAGGACGGTAGCGGCGCGCCCGTGCGCGCGAAGGAAATCCAGTTGTCCTGGAACTGCTTGGTCACCGCGAGCAGGCCGCGGCGTCCGCCCGCCGCGGTGAAGGTGCGTCCGATCGGGCTGTCGGCCACGCCGAAGACCGGGATCAGTTCGGTCGCGTGGGTGGCGCCGATACCGGCGAGTTGCAGTGCGCGCGGGGTGAAGTCGTAGCGGTAGGCGTAGGTCGGCGCGTAGCGGCTGTGCCCCTCCATCACCGTGACCGACGGCCGCCAGAACACGTAGTCGCCGCCCATCCGCACGGCGACGCGCGGCTGCGGGTAACCCGGGTAGGCCGCGGCGACGCGGGCCTCGACGTCCGCTCCGGCCCGGTCGAACAGGGCGCGCAGGCGCTGCGGATTGGTGGGCAGCTTGTCGGCGAAACGCGCGAACAGCGAACCCTCCTCGCGGTTGGTGCCGATGACGAGCGGCACCCGGTGCGCGGCGCCGCTGGTGATCGCGTCGATCGGGGACTCCGGCAGATAGTCGCCGTCCACCACCGGGCAGATGGGGAACAGGCCCGGCCGCTCGTCGAGCACCGCGTTGCTCGTACGGTCGACGGCCCTGCGGATGTCGTTGGCCGGAGCCTCGGTGAGAACGCGGGTCGCGTCGGCGGGGTCCGCGCCGAGCGCGTCGAGGCAGCGGCGGGCGAACGTCTGGGCGTCTTCGGCGCTCAAAGCCCAGTCGGCGGGCGGACTTTGGGCGATGCCGCGGTGGAACAGGCCACGCGCCGCAGGGGTGGCGAGCAGCGCGAGCACAGCGTGCGCGCCCGCGGATTCGCCGAAGATGGTGACGTTGTCGGGGTCGCCGCCGAACTCGGCGATGTTCCGCTGCACCCATTCGAGCGCGGCGACCTGGTCGCGCAGGCCGAGGTTGGCGTCGAAGGGCCGTTGCGGCGTGCCGAAGGCGCTGAAATCGACGTAACCGAACGCGCCGAGCCGGTAGTTCAGCGAAACGACGACCGCGTCGCCGTGCAGCGCGAGCCGGGCGCCCGAATACAGCGTCAGCGCCGACGTGCCGATGAGGTAGCCGCCGCCGTGGATGAACACCAGCACCGGGCGCGGCCCCGCGGACGGCGCGGCGGGCGCGGTGACATTCAGCGTCAGGGAGTCCTCGCTGGTCGGCTGGTACGCCCTCGGCCCGATGCGGGCGCCCGCGCGATGCTGCATGGAGGCGTTGGCGAACTCGACGGCCATGCGCACCCCGGACCAGGGCCGCACCGGTTGCGGAGCGCGAAATCGCAGGTCGCCCACCGGCGGTGCCGCGTACGGCACCGAGCGCCAGCGCAGCACGCGGCGGCCCCGGCGACCGCGGACGACACCGTCGGCGGTCTTCACGTCGATCGTTGCCACCATTGATCGATGGTAACTGGATCAGGTTCTCGTTCGGGCTGACCTGGCTCGACCGGTTCCTACCAGCTGATTCCGGTTTCATTGCCACGGCTTTCCAGAACAAGCAGCAGCCCGATCGGGCGCGTGTGCACCGCGGCCTACCCGTGCGGCCGCCCGACCGCCGGGCAGGTGGCCAGGCATGGTGGCCGCGGGCAGGGCGGGTGTGTGAGGGCTATGGGCGGCGGGCCTCCAGCAGGCGGAGCCAGATTTCGCTGACCGTCGGATACGCGGGTACGGCGTGCCAGAGGGTTTCCAGGGGAACCTTGCCGACGACGGCGATGGTGGCGGCGTGCAGCAGCTCGCCGACCTCGGGTCCGACGAAGGTCGCGCCGAGCAGGGTGTCGGTGGCGGTATCGATGACGATCTTGGCTCGCCCGGAGTAGTTTTCGCGGGCCAGCGTCGATCCGGCGACCGCGATGTCGATCTCCACGGTGTCCACGTCGTAGCCCGCGTGCCGGGCCGCCGCTTCGGTGAGGCCGACCGAGGCGACCTCGGGATCGGTGAACACCACCTGCGGAACCTGCTCGTGGTCGGCGGTCGCGGCGTAACGAGCACCGGCGAGCGGGCGGTCCTCGGCGCGCGCGGCGATCACGTCGCCGCAGACCCTGGCCTGGTACTTGCCCATATGTGTCAGTGCCGCACGGTGACTCACGTCGCCCACCGCGTACAGCCAGTGGCCGGACACGTCGCGCGCGGAAAGGTGGTCGTCCACCTCGACGTAGCCGTCCGCCAATCCGACGGACGCGAGCCCGAGTTCCGCGGTCGCGGGTCCGCGCCCGGCCGCGACCACGATCTCGTCGGCCTCGATCGTCTCGGAGTGCGCGCCGCGCGTTCGCACCGTGACAGTGCCGCCGTGGATCCAGCCCTCGCCGGTGTCCTTCGGCTCCGAGCGCGTGACATTCTCCGGTTCGGTCTCGAACAGCACCCGGACGCCGGAAGCGGCGAAGGCGTCGGCGACCCGCTCCCCGGCGAACGGCTCGGTATTGGTGAGCAGCGCCTTGCCACGCACCAGCACGGTGACGTCGCTGCCGAGCGCGGCGAGCCAGGTCGCCGCTTCGCAAGCCACCACGCCGCCGCCGACCACCACCACGCGCTGCGGGACCTCGTGCAGGTTGGTCGCGTCGCGCGAGGTCCAGGGGAGGGCGTCGCGCAGGCCGGGCACGTCGGGGACGCGGGCTCGGGTTCCGGTCGCGAGCACCACCGCGTGCCTGGCTCGCAGCGTGCGGCCCTCGACCTCGACCAACCGCTCCCCGGCGAGACGCCCCGCGCCGCGGATCACCTCGATGCGGCTGCTCTCGGCCCACTCGACCTGGCCGGAGTCGTCGTGGTCGTGCACGATCCGGTCGCGGCGGGCGAGCACCGCCTTCGCGTCCAAGCCGTTCGCATCGATGCCCGGCACGGCGCGGGCGGCGGCGAGCAGATGCCCGGGGCGCAGCAGCGCCTTGCTCGGCATACAGGCCCAGTAGGAACATTCGCCGCCGAGCAGTTCGCGCTCCACGATGGCGGCGGTGCGATCGCTGCCCGCGATGGCGTAGGCGGCGGCGTTCTCTCCCGCGGGCCCACCGCCGATCACGATGACGTCGTACTCGGCGGATGGCTCGGAACTCACTGCAGATAACCCTCGACCTGGCGCGGCGGGCTGACCTGCGCCTCGTCGGGCGAGGCGCCTGCGTCGATCCTGGCCCTGCGCTGCCGCAGCAGGTCCCAGCACTGGTCGAGCATCACTTCCAGCTCGGCAAGCCGCTGCCGTTCGGTCACCGGGTCCACCTCGCCGGAGGTCGCCTTGGAGCGCAGTTCGTGCTCGTCGTCGACCAGTTGCTTGATGCGTTCCAGGATGTCCTGTTCGGTCATGAGTCACCACTTCGATACTCGGAGGTATACGGCAGGACGTGCAGCGACCGGTTGCGGTCATGGACCATGCTACGACCGGGTCGCTCGTGCGCGGGTGCGGTCGGGTGCGGGCGGGATCTCCGGGTAAGCCGGTCGTTCGGGTCGCGTCGGAGCTAGACGCCGGCGGCGGGCTCGATCGGCATGCCGCAGGCCAGCGTTTCGGCGAGACAGTCGGCGACGATCGGCACGGCCGCGTGCAGGTCGCGCGAACTCGGCGCCGCGTAGCCGATGGCGATGCCGAAGGTGGTCGGCGGCGCCGATCGCGTGTCGTGCTGCGAGAAGAGGTGATGCCGGGCCAGGCCGTCGACGACGACGCCGCGTGCTTCGGCCGCGGCGACCGCGCGTCGCTCGGCCTCCGCAGTCGGCAGCGGCACGACGACGTGCGAACCCGCGTCGTCGCCGAGCACGGTCGAACCCCTGCGGCGCAGTTCGGTGACGACGAGTTCCCGGCGCGGCGGGAGTGCGCGCCGGAGCCTGCGCAGGTGCCTGGCGAGATCACCGTGCGCGGCGAGTTCGACGAGAACGCGTTGGCCCGCCGGGCTCGGCGAGGTGCCGGTGCGATCGCGATGCGCGAGCACGGCCGCGGCGACCCACGGCGCCGCGACCAGCCAGCCGACGCCGAGGACCGGGGAGAGGATCTTGCTGGTGGTGCCGAGGTGCACGACGACGTCGGGCGCCATCGCGGCGAGCAGCGGCAGAGGTGCTGTGTCGTAACGCAATTCGCCGTCGTAGTCGTCCTCGATGACGAACGATCCCGTGTGCCTGGCATATTCGACGAGCCGCACACGTCGAGCGGCCGGCATTCGCGCACCGAGCGGAAACTGGTGCGCCGGTGTGCAGTACACCGCTTTGATGTCGGGCGGCAGATCGTCGACGCGCAGGCCTTCGGCGTCGACCGGCACCGGAAGCACGCGGATGCCCGCGGCGAGGAAAGCGCCCGCCGCGCGCTGATAACCGGGGTCCTCCATGGCGACGGCGTCACCGGGGCGCAGCAGTGCGGCGGCGAGTTCGCCCACCGCGGAACTGGTCCCGGCGGTGGCCAGCACGACGGTGTCGCTGCCCGCGCTCAGTCCGCGGTGGCGGAGCAGATGTTCGGCCACGGCCGCGCGGTATCCGGGTTCGCCCGCGCGGTCTTTGCGCACCACCGGCGGCTGGTCGGAGGCGGCCCGCCAGGCGCGGCGCCATGCCGTTGGGTCGATGGCCTCGACGCAGGGCGCGCCAGGGCCGAGGTCGTAGCCCGGGCCCTCGGCCGCGGCGTCGATGGTGACGCGGTGGTGGGCGGGCGCGGCGGCCGGCGCGGTGGTCAGGTAGGTGCCCGATCCACGCTTGCCCGCGATCCAGCCTTCGGCGTGCAGTTGGTCGTACGCCGCGGCGATCACCGTCCGGCTCACGCCGAGCCGCTGCGCCAAGGCCCGCGAGGACGGCAGCCGGTCCGAGGTCCGCAGCAGGCCGGAGGTCGCCGCGGCGCGCAGACCGTCGGCGACCTGCACCGACAGCGGTTCGGACGCGTCGCGATCGAGCGCGAGCGGGAGTTCGTCGAGCATCCGGGCACCTCGGATTGGACTGTGAGAATCGAGTCGAATTGGCTATTTCAGAATGCCACTTCGCGCGCGACGCTGTCCTCATGACGAACTCGATCAGCGCCCGCCCGCCCCTGTCCCCGACTCCGCGCAGCACGCTGACCCGGTCGAAGGAACGCGGCCGCAGCGACCGCGCCGAACTCGACGCCGTGCTCGACGCCGGTCTGATCTGCCACCTCGGCGTCGTCCTCGGCGGCAGCCCCGTGGTGCTGCCTACCGCGTACGGCCGCGACGGCGACACCCTCTACCTGCACGGATCGACCGGCTCGGGCAGCATGCGCGCCGCGCTGACCTCCGACATCTCCGTCGCGGTCACGCACGTCGACGGCATCGTCTACGCCCGCTCCGCCATGCACTTCTCGATGAACTACCGCTCGGCGGTGGTGCACGGACGGGCGGTCGAACTGACCGATACCGACGCGCGCACGCACGCCCTGCGCGTCATCGTCGAACACGCCGCGCCGGGTGCGTGGAACCGGGTGCGCCCGCCGAACAAGAAGGAACTCGCCGCGACCATGGTGCTGGCCCTCGACCTGACCGAGGCGTCGGTCAAAGTCCGCGCGGGCGGACCGGTGGACGACCCCGAGGACGTGGACAGCCCCACGTGGGCGGGTGTACTGCCCCTGCGCCAGGTGTGGGACGCGCCGATCGATTCCCCCGATCTGGCCGTGGGCATCGGCGTGCCGTCCGATGTGCTGGAGCGGAGCGTGTCGGGGGCTTCTCTCGCGCGGTGAGGGCACTGCGTCGATCCTCGACCGTGTCGGGCGGGTGTTACCAGGGGGCGGCGGCGAGGCCGAGGCGGGTGGCGGCTTCGACGGTGAGTTCGGTTAGTACCGTGGCGGATTCGATGGCGGGGTCGAGGCAGACCAGGGAGAGGACGTAGTCGTCTCCGGTGCGGCACAGGTAGCCGGACAGGCGGGTTCGGGGGAGGTTGGCCGCGGTGAGGCCCGGGTGGATGGCGCGGGCGGCGACGCCGGTGCAGGCGTGCGCGCCGATCGTACGCAGCGAGTCGGGGAGCGCTCCGATATTGGAGCACAGGATGTCTCGTTCCCCCGCGCCCTTGGACAGGGCGTAGGCCCAGCGGTCGGGGATCACCTGGAGCAGTTCCTCGGGCATGCCGCCGGGGCTGGTCATCCGGCGCTCGTACGCTGCGCGGGTCTTCGCGCGCAGCGTCGCGGGGGTGTCGGAGCGGTCGATGAGGATCTCGGTCATCGAGAGGTCGTTGTCCACGCGCGGTTCGTCGCGGGTGTCCACGGGAAGGCTCGCCGCGATAGCCGGGTGCGGAAATCCGATGGCCCACAGCATGTTCGCGACCAGCTGGATGAACAGGCTGTTCGCGGTGCCGCCGTGTTCCTTCGCGACTCCGTCCCAATCGGCGGCGCGGAACTGCACTACCGCACTGCGCACCCGCGCCTCTTTTCCACGCGCGCGCACCGGCGCACCGGATTCCGGTCTTCCCGGAATACCTTGGCGCAGGGCCCGAATCGTGCCACCCACGACGATCGACCATTGGCGCAACGCGTCCGCCCAATCGGACTCGCGAGCAGATGTCGACGGCGCCGCGCTCGGTTCGGCAGCCCGAGCAGCCGCGTTGCCCGACTGCCGTGAACCAGCCGCGGCCGGACCGGGAAGCCGAGCGGAACCGATGCTCGCGCCACTCGCCGCGCCCGTCAAGGCTGCTCGGCGTCTCTCGGCTTCGGCTTCGAATGCGGCATCCAGAACCGCACCGGGCCTCTCTGCCAGCCCCGGACCTCCCGACTCGACACCAACCTCCCGCAGCGCGACATCCACCGCGTACGCCAGCCCCCGCGCATCGGCCAGCGCATGCGAACACGTCAGCGCCACAACCGAACCCCCATCCGCGAGCGGGGCCGCGGCGAGACGCCAGCCAGGACCGAACTCCGGGTCGAGTTCCGACCCCAGCCCATCCGCCCACGGCAACAACTCGGAAACCGGAAGCGGATCATCGACGAACAGCAGGGGATGGGCCCGGGTGTTCACCCGCCACCCACGGCGTGCACCGGGAACCCGAGGACGAACCACTCTGCGCCCCAGCGGCCCCGAGCGCAGTGCGTCGTGAATCCGTTGCAGCAGTATGGGTTCGACGCGATCGGATGTCCGCCACAGCCCCTGGAGGGCGATGGGGGTGCCGAGCCCGCGGTGGGTGCGCAGGAAGATCTCGTCGACGACGCCGAGGCGATCCATTCTCAGCCGGCGGCTCCGTGTCGCCCCGCGCCCGCGGCGAACCGCTGGGCGCCGGCGAGCGCGCCGTCGGCCAAGGCGGCGAGTCCGTGCCGGAATTCGTTGCGGATGGCCGCGTCCTCGTCCATACCGTCCTGCTCGAGCAGCGACATCCGGTCCGAGCGCAGGCAGGTCTGCGGCAGTACGGCGAGCTCGGCCGCGAGTTCCTCGGCGGCGTTGCGCGCCTCGCCGGTCGGCACGACGCGATTGACCAGGCCCATCTGAAGTGCTTCCGGCGCACTGACGGCGCGGCCGGTGAGCACCAGGTCCATGGCGCGGCCGGTGCCGATGATCCGCGGCAGCCGGACCGTGCCGCCGTCGATGAGCGGAACGCCCCAGCGGCGGCAGAACACGCCGAAAGTGCTGTCCTGCTCGGCGACTCGCAGATCGCACCACAGCGCCAGCTCGAGCCCGCCCGCCACGGCGTAGCCGGAGATCGCGGCGATCACGGGCTTGGACAGCTTCATCCTGGTCGGCCCCATCGGGCCGTCGCCGTCCTCGCCCGCGCGGTTCGACCGTTCCGTGCCGAGCGCCTTGAGGTCGGCGCCCGCGCAGAAGGTGCCGCCCTCGCCCCAGAGCACCGCGACCGACGCGGTGGGGTCGGCATCGAACTCGCGGAAGGCGTCGGCCAGCGCATGGGCGGTCGGACCGTCCACCGCGTTGCGCGCCTGCGGCCGGTGCAGGATCACCGTCGTCACGGGCCCGTTCTTCTCGACTCGAACGCTCATCGCCGCCCCCTCCGAATTGCCGCCCGCCACGCCGCGGAGACGGTGCTGTGTGGATGACTCACGTCTCGACCATACGACGGCCCGCCCCTTGTGTGAAGAAGTGAATCCGTGATTCACTTCTTTCGTGGCGTACCGCAGGACCCCTGCCGTCCAGGCCCGCCTGGACGCCCAAGAGCAGCTGATCGTGCAGGCCGCGACCAAGGTTCTCTCCGAGGCCGGATTCGCGGGCCTGTCGATGGCCGCGGTCGCGAACCGGGCGGGTGTCGCCACCGGAACCGTGTACAAGCACTTCGACGGCAAGGCGAACCTGGTGACCGCGGTCTTCCGCACCGTCGTCGCCAGGGAGGTCGCCGCCGTCACCGCGGCCGCTCGGACCGGCAGCGCGGTGGAGCGGGTGACCGCGGCCGTGGAGACCTTCGCCGGACGCGCCATGAAGAACCCCAAACTCGCCTACGTGCTGCTCGTCGAGCCGGTCGACACCGTGGTCGACGCAGAGCGCCTGCGTTTCCGCCGCGCCTTCGCCGAGGCCTTCGAATCCGCGGTGGCCGACGGTGTCGCGGCCGGTGAACTGCCCGCGCAGGACCCGCGCACCAGCGCCGCCGCCCTGGTCGGCGCCATCGGCGAGGTGCTCGTCGGCCCGCTCGCCGCCGCGCCGCACGCCGAATCCGTTGTCCCCCAACTCGTCACCTTCGCCATCCGCGCCCTCGGCATGCAGGTGAGCGCTGAGAGATCAGGAGTGTCCGATGCAGACTCATGAGGTCTTCAACCAGGTCCCGAACATCGTGCCCTTCGACGCCGCGCGCAACCCGGCGCTGCTGGAGGGCCTGCACCGCGAGGGCGCCGGCTGGGCCGAGGACGAGGTGCGCGAACTGGGCAGGCGCGCGGGCGATTTCGCGGCGCAGGAGTGGGGCAGGCTGGCCAACGAGTACCCGCCGGTGCTGCACACCCACGACCGCTATGGCCACCGCGTCGACGAGGTCGAATTCCACCCGCACTGGCACGATCTCATGACGGTGGCGGTCCAGCACGGCC from Nocardia bhagyanarayanae includes these protein-coding regions:
- a CDS encoding TetR/AcrR family transcriptional regulator, with the protein product MAYRRTPAVQARLDAQEQLIVQAATKVLSEAGFAGLSMAAVANRAGVATGTVYKHFDGKANLVTAVFRTVVAREVAAVTAAARTGSAVERVTAAVETFAGRAMKNPKLAYVLLVEPVDTVVDAERLRFRRAFAEAFESAVADGVAAGELPAQDPRTSAAALVGAIGEVLVGPLAAAPHAESVVPQLVTFAIRALGMQVSAERSGVSDADS
- a CDS encoding pyridoxamine 5'-phosphate oxidase family protein, coding for MTNSISARPPLSPTPRSTLTRSKERGRSDRAELDAVLDAGLICHLGVVLGGSPVVLPTAYGRDGDTLYLHGSTGSGSMRAALTSDISVAVTHVDGIVYARSAMHFSMNYRSAVVHGRAVELTDTDARTHALRVIVEHAAPGAWNRVRPPNKKELAATMVLALDLTEASVKVRAGGPVDDPEDVDSPTWAGVLPLRQVWDAPIDSPDLAVGIGVPSDVLERSVSGASLAR
- a CDS encoding DUF2630 family protein, whose amino-acid sequence is MTEQDILERIKQLVDDEHELRSKATSGEVDPVTERQRLAELEVMLDQCWDLLRQRRARIDAGASPDEAQVSPPRQVEGYLQ
- a CDS encoding dihydrolipoyl dehydrogenase family protein codes for the protein MSSEPSAEYDVIVIGGGPAGENAAAYAIAGSDRTAAIVERELLGGECSYWACMPSKALLRPGHLLAAARAVPGIDANGLDAKAVLARRDRIVHDHDDSGQVEWAESSRIEVIRGAGRLAGERLVEVEGRTLRARHAVVLATGTRARVPDVPGLRDALPWTSRDATNLHEVPQRVVVVGGGVVACEAATWLAALGSDVTVLVRGKALLTNTEPFAGERVADAFAASGVRVLFETEPENVTRSEPKDTGEGWIHGGTVTVRTRGAHSETIEADEIVVAAGRGPATAELGLASVGLADGYVEVDDHLSARDVSGHWLYAVGDVSHRAALTHMGKYQARVCGDVIAARAEDRPLAGARYAATADHEQVPQVVFTDPEVASVGLTEAAARHAGYDVDTVEIDIAVAGSTLARENYSGRAKIVIDTATDTLLGATFVGPEVGELLHAATIAVVGKVPLETLWHAVPAYPTVSEIWLRLLEARRP
- a CDS encoding PLP-dependent aminotransferase family protein, whose amino-acid sequence is MLDELPLALDRDASEPLSVQVADGLRAAATSGLLRTSDRLPSSRALAQRLGVSRTVIAAAYDQLHAEGWIAGKRGSGTYLTTAPAAAPAHHRVTIDAAAEGPGYDLGPGAPCVEAIDPTAWRRAWRAASDQPPVVRKDRAGEPGYRAAVAEHLLRHRGLSAGSDTVVLATAGTSSAVGELAAALLRPGDAVAMEDPGYQRAAGAFLAAGIRVLPVPVDAEGLRVDDLPPDIKAVYCTPAHQFPLGARMPAARRVRLVEYARHTGSFVIEDDYDGELRYDTAPLPLLAAMAPDVVVHLGTTSKILSPVLGVGWLVAAPWVAAAVLAHRDRTGTSPSPAGQRVLVELAAHGDLARHLRRLRRALPPRRELVVTELRRRGSTVLGDDAGSHVVVPLPTAEAERRAVAAAEARGVVVDGLARHHLFSQHDTRSAPPTTFGIAIGYAAPSSRDLHAAVPIVADCLAETLACGMPIEPAAGV
- a CDS encoding crotonase/enoyl-CoA hydratase family protein, encoding MSVRVEKNGPVTTVILHRPQARNAVDGPTAHALADAFREFDADPTASVAVLWGEGGTFCAGADLKALGTERSNRAGEDGDGPMGPTRMKLSKPVIAAISGYAVAGGLELALWCDLRVAEQDSTFGVFCRRWGVPLIDGGTVRLPRIIGTGRAMDLVLTGRAVSAPEALQMGLVNRVVPTGEARNAAEELAAELAVLPQTCLRSDRMSLLEQDGMDEDAAIRNEFRHGLAALADGALAGAQRFAAGAGRHGAAG
- a CDS encoding carboxylesterase/lipase family protein — its product is MVATIDVKTADGVVRGRRGRRVLRWRSVPYAAPPVGDLRFRAPQPVRPWSGVRMAVEFANASMQHRAGARIGPRAYQPTSEDSLTLNVTAPAAPSAGPRPVLVFIHGGGYLIGTSALTLYSGARLALHGDAVVVSLNYRLGAFGYVDFSAFGTPQRPFDANLGLRDQVAALEWVQRNIAEFGGDPDNVTIFGESAGAHAVLALLATPAARGLFHRGIAQSPPADWALSAEDAQTFARRCLDALGADPADATRVLTEAPANDIRRAVDRTSNAVLDERPGLFPICPVVDGDYLPESPIDAITSGAAHRVPLVIGTNREEGSLFARFADKLPTNPQRLRALFDRAGADVEARVAAAYPGYPQPRVAVRMGGDYVFWRPSVTVMEGHSRYAPTYAYRYDFTPRALQLAGIGATHATELIPVFGVADSPIGRTFTAAGGRRGLLAVTKQFQDNWISFARTGAPLPSWPCYTEDTRTTLIIDNPTRLEHDPERAKRLAWQGIRVPTLT